In Leptospira bouyouniensis, the following proteins share a genomic window:
- a CDS encoding DUF1801 domain-containing protein — MASSIEEYIETLSEERKTVFLKLRKVIQKNLPKGFEETFQYNMIGYVVPKKMYPAGYHVTPELALPFLHIASQKNGLALYHMGIYSDPKLLQWFQTEYPKHSKTKLDMGKSCIRFKKIEEIPWKLIGELVSKMGPKEWISLYEKNLPKSKEKAK, encoded by the coding sequence GTGGCATCATCGATAGAAGAATATATTGAAACCCTTTCAGAAGAAAGAAAAACCGTTTTTTTAAAACTTCGTAAGGTCATTCAAAAAAATCTCCCGAAAGGTTTTGAAGAAACTTTCCAATACAATATGATTGGTTATGTGGTGCCAAAAAAAATGTACCCGGCGGGTTATCATGTCACACCTGAGCTTGCATTACCATTCCTCCATATTGCTTCTCAAAAGAATGGCCTTGCCCTCTACCATATGGGAATTTATTCCGATCCAAAATTACTCCAATGGTTCCAAACGGAATACCCAAAACATAGCAAAACCAAATTGGATATGGGGAAAAGTTGTATTCGATTCAAAAAAATAGAAGAGATTCCTTGGAAATTGATTGGTGAATTAGTCAGTAAAATGGGTCCTAAGGAATGGATTTCATTGTATGAAAAGAATCTTCCGAAGTCGAAAGAGAAGGCAAAGTAG
- a CDS encoding glycosyl hydrolase family 18 protein: protein MNPTFENQFYHSITLLLKTNPTTKGLVLDAEFGAKQSKDSYTNFVCSIHKLIKTKDSNLQFHLALFPPNHPDQHGYYDLAKLYSCSDNWIFMFYDEHSPRTKPGPISTSNWIESNLSEIEKKLHKKKLPFEIPIASIRQKIYLGLPLYGYAKTKSGKFGKVVPIQNWIVTPEFQSSRSDYSIIKHNGEVIYLPTAHFLKHWEKISTEQGYAGIAYWREEFATMYLNQ from the coding sequence ATGAATCCGACCTTTGAAAATCAATTCTATCATTCCATCACCTTGTTACTTAAAACAAATCCAACAACCAAAGGTCTTGTCTTGGACGCTGAGTTCGGTGCAAAACAATCCAAAGATTCTTATACTAATTTTGTTTGTTCCATTCACAAGCTCATTAAAACAAAAGATTCAAATCTTCAGTTCCACTTAGCATTATTTCCACCAAACCACCCAGACCAACATGGTTATTATGATTTAGCAAAATTGTACAGTTGTTCTGATAACTGGATATTCATGTTCTATGATGAACATAGTCCAAGGACCAAACCTGGTCCCATTTCCACATCAAATTGGATTGAATCAAATCTAAGTGAGATCGAAAAGAAACTTCATAAGAAAAAGTTACCATTTGAAATACCCATCGCATCGATTCGTCAAAAAATATATTTAGGACTTCCTTTATATGGATATGCAAAAACCAAATCGGGAAAATTTGGAAAAGTAGTTCCCATTCAGAATTGGATTGTTACTCCTGAATTTCAAAGTTCAAGATCAGACTATTCAATCATCAAACATAATGGTGAAGTTATATACTTACCAACTGCTCACTTCCTAAAACACTGGGAAAAGATTAGCACCGAACAAGGATATGCTGGAATCGCTTATTGGAGAGAAGAATTTGCAACAATGTATTTGAATCAATAA
- a CDS encoding DUF1569 domain-containing protein encodes MKRKEFIKRSTLTLAVAQLPLYGESNKEKEKEIENKDLIVSPWLEAEFLKDYHTLVINLLTKPTELKLAGNWSPGKVLSHCAQSIEFSINGYPEMKSSLFRGSIGKIAFSVFAFKNKMNHGLEEPIPGAEEISNQTEVKVGAKRLIQAIELFEKTSESSLRPHFAYGELTKEEYDLAHTLHIKNHMERLLH; translated from the coding sequence ATGAAACGTAAAGAATTTATCAAACGATCCACTCTCACACTTGCAGTCGCACAACTTCCATTATATGGTGAGTCCAACAAAGAAAAAGAGAAAGAAATAGAAAACAAAGATTTGATTGTGTCTCCCTGGCTCGAAGCAGAATTTTTAAAAGACTACCATACCTTAGTCATCAATTTGCTCACGAAACCAACCGAACTAAAGTTAGCTGGAAATTGGTCTCCAGGAAAAGTATTATCACATTGTGCTCAAAGTATCGAGTTTTCGATCAACGGATATCCTGAAATGAAGTCTTCTCTCTTTCGCGGATCCATTGGAAAAATAGCATTTTCCGTTTTTGCATTTAAAAACAAAATGAATCATGGATTGGAAGAACCCATCCCTGGTGCCGAAGAGATCAGCAACCAAACAGAAGTAAAAGTTGGTGCAAAACGCCTTATACAAGCGATTGAATTGTTTGAAAAAACATCCGAATCTTCACTTCGCCCGCATTTTGCTTATGGAGAATTAACCAAAGAAGAATATGATCTAGCACACACACTTCATATCAAAAATCATATGGAAAGGTTATTACATTAA
- a CDS encoding fumarate hydratase: MPEFFYADPFPLTQDTTEYKLLTKDYVSTVPFGDKEILKVEPEGLTFLAEKAMEDVSFYLRTAHLEKVRKILDDPEATPNDRFVAMALLKNAVIAADKQLPSCQDTGTGIVMAKKGEYVITGGDDAQALSKGIYNTYVNRNLRYSQVVPLTMYEEVNSGSNLPAQIDIYSTPGDKYSFLFLAKGGGSANKTYLFQETKALLNPTSLEKFIADKVSNLGTAACPPYHIAVVIGGTSAEANLKTVKLASAGYLDHLPTKGDKFGSAFRDTELEAKMLLAAQKSGIGAQFGGKYLAHDFKVIRLPRHGASCPVGLGVSCSADRNIKAKITKDGIYLEKLEYDPAKFLPTIDEVDSNTESVHIDLNQPMPEILKVLTKYPVKTRVMLSGRLVVARDIAHAKLKEKLDKGEPLPEYFKNHPVYYAGPAKTPEGMPSGSFGPTTAGRMDIYVPVFQEKGFSMITLAKGNRSKVVTDSCKKNGGFYLGSIGGPAALLAKENIKKVEVLDFPELGMEAVWSIDVENFPAFIVVDDKGNDFFQMLN; the protein is encoded by the coding sequence ATGCCAGAATTCTTTTACGCCGATCCATTCCCACTCACTCAAGATACAACCGAATACAAACTTTTGACAAAAGATTATGTCAGTACAGTCCCCTTTGGCGATAAAGAAATTTTGAAAGTGGAACCAGAAGGCCTCACCTTCCTTGCAGAAAAGGCGATGGAGGATGTTTCCTTTTATCTACGAACGGCCCATTTGGAAAAGGTGCGTAAAATTTTAGATGATCCAGAAGCAACACCAAACGATCGTTTTGTGGCTATGGCACTTCTTAAGAATGCAGTAATTGCTGCTGATAAACAATTACCATCCTGCCAAGACACTGGGACAGGCATTGTTATGGCAAAAAAGGGAGAGTATGTCATTACAGGTGGTGATGATGCACAAGCTCTTTCCAAAGGAATTTATAATACTTATGTGAACCGAAATTTGCGTTATTCACAAGTGGTTCCTTTGACTATGTATGAAGAGGTAAACTCTGGATCCAATTTGCCTGCTCAAATTGATATATATTCCACACCTGGTGATAAATATAGTTTTCTCTTTTTAGCGAAAGGTGGTGGTTCAGCGAACAAAACCTATCTCTTCCAAGAAACAAAAGCACTTCTTAATCCAACATCCCTTGAAAAGTTTATTGCAGACAAAGTATCCAATTTGGGAACAGCAGCATGTCCTCCTTACCATATCGCGGTTGTCATTGGTGGGACTTCAGCAGAAGCCAATTTAAAGACCGTAAAACTTGCGTCAGCTGGGTATTTAGACCATTTACCAACAAAAGGAGATAAGTTTGGTTCCGCATTTCGAGATACAGAACTCGAAGCAAAAATGTTGTTAGCGGCTCAAAAATCTGGGATAGGTGCACAGTTTGGTGGAAAATATTTAGCACATGATTTTAAAGTGATTCGCCTTCCACGTCACGGAGCTTCATGTCCCGTTGGACTTGGTGTGAGTTGCAGTGCTGATCGAAACATCAAAGCAAAGATTACAAAAGATGGAATCTATTTAGAAAAACTCGAATACGATCCAGCCAAATTTTTACCAACCATAGATGAAGTGGATTCCAATACTGAATCAGTTCACATTGATCTAAACCAACCTATGCCAGAGATTTTAAAAGTGCTGACCAAATATCCGGTGAAAACTCGGGTGATGCTTAGCGGTCGTTTGGTGGTTGCTCGTGATATCGCCCATGCCAAACTCAAAGAAAAATTGGACAAAGGAGAACCACTTCCTGAATATTTTAAAAACCATCCGGTGTACTATGCAGGCCCTGCGAAAACTCCTGAAGGTATGCCATCTGGTTCCTTCGGACCAACCACTGCTGGACGTATGGATATTTATGTTCCAGTTTTCCAAGAGAAGGGATTTTCGATGATCACTCTTGCGAAAGGCAATCGTTCCAAAGTTGTAACAGATAGCTGCAAAAAAAATGGAGGGTTTTATCTGGGATCGATAGGTGGCCCTGCGGCATTACTTGCAAAGGAAAACATCAAAAAGGTGGAAGTTTTGGATTTTCCTGAACTTGGAATGGAAGCCGTATGGTCTATCGATGTGGAAAATTTCCCTGCCTTTATCGTCGTTGATGATAAGGGAAATGATTTTTTCCAGATGTTGAATTAG
- a CDS encoding class I SAM-dependent methyltransferase gives MTTKKHYESHLGNFYTWMLGDWEKKSQEFKSFLIQKNLIPKFSKKAIDMGAGNGMQAIPLAELGYEVTAIDFNPQLLSELNQNVKNRSLPMQLVDGEITNFSLWKDINPELILCCGDTISHLDSFEEIKAWMEQCYTRLLPRGKFILSFRDYSKTLQDQERFIPVKSDENRIHTCLLDFSDKNILVTDLLYEKINGDWQMSVSSYRKVRITVAIIHNYLKEIGFRVDVSEEFQRMNLVVATK, from the coding sequence ATGACAACTAAAAAACATTACGAATCACATTTAGGAAATTTTTATACGTGGATGTTAGGTGATTGGGAAAAAAAATCCCAAGAGTTTAAATCGTTTTTAATACAAAAGAATTTAATTCCTAAATTCAGCAAAAAAGCAATCGATATGGGAGCTGGCAATGGAATGCAAGCAATCCCATTAGCAGAATTGGGATATGAAGTAACAGCAATTGATTTCAATCCACAATTACTGAGTGAGTTAAATCAAAATGTTAAAAACAGATCATTGCCAATGCAACTAGTCGATGGCGAGATTACAAATTTTTCCTTATGGAAAGACATTAATCCTGAGTTAATTCTTTGTTGTGGTGATACAATTTCACATTTGGATTCCTTTGAAGAAATCAAAGCATGGATGGAACAATGTTATACCAGATTATTGCCAAGAGGTAAATTCATTTTATCTTTTCGAGATTATTCTAAAACTCTTCAGGATCAGGAACGCTTTATACCAGTAAAGTCTGATGAGAATCGGATTCATACTTGTTTACTTGATTTTTCAGACAAAAACATTTTGGTGACTGATTTACTGTATGAAAAAATAAATGGAGATTGGCAAATGAGTGTTAGTTCTTATCGAAAAGTTAGAATTACTGTTGCCATCATTCACAACTATTTAAAAGAAATTGGATTTCGTGTTGATGTATCAGAAGAATTCCAAAGAATGAATTTAGTCGTTGCAACAAAATGA
- the loa22 gene encoding OmpA family outer membrane lipoprotein Loa22, translating to MMKKGFFLSLILLVGLSISLTNCSSSEEKETPKETSTTTDNTTAVSSRDLNGALLDEINVALKDYRYPDGVRRRGFSYKQADIQAEDFKTWAKDNVAYIKDALAKLPDSYAIEITGHADASGPEEAEGAKKGNGYYSQIRSDAVKAALVKQGIPAERIVTKAAGSSKPISGFDEKDAINRRVTFQVVSK from the coding sequence CTGATGAAAAAAGGATTTTTTTTAAGCCTCATCCTCCTCGTAGGTCTTTCTATTTCATTAACGAATTGTTCGTCTTCTGAAGAAAAAGAAACTCCAAAAGAAACGTCCACAACTACGGACAACACAACCGCAGTTTCTTCGAGAGATCTCAATGGAGCTCTTTTGGACGAAATCAACGTAGCACTCAAAGACTACCGTTACCCAGATGGCGTTCGTCGCAGAGGATTTAGCTACAAACAAGCAGATATCCAAGCAGAAGATTTCAAAACTTGGGCAAAAGACAATGTTGCTTATATCAAAGACGCTCTTGCAAAACTTCCTGATAGCTATGCAATCGAAATCACAGGGCATGCAGATGCATCTGGTCCTGAAGAAGCAGAAGGTGCTAAAAAAGGAAATGGATACTACTCACAAATCCGTTCTGATGCTGTAAAGGCTGCACTTGTAAAACAAGGGATCCCTGCGGAAAGAATCGTGACAAAAGCAGCTGGTTCTTCTAAACCAATCTCTGGTTTTGATGAAAAAGACGCGATCAACCGTCGTGTGACTTTCCAAGTTGTTTCTAAATAA
- a CDS encoding DUF3147 family protein, which translates to MYYIIFKYLITAALVVLISEVAKRNDRLGSLIASLPLVTILTLIWLKVENASDQKISNHAYYTFWFVIPTLPMFLVFPKLNQLIGFYMALFVSIILTFVLFYLFQLVLGRLGIQMFSS; encoded by the coding sequence ATGTATTACATCATTTTCAAATACCTGATCACAGCAGCCCTTGTTGTCCTCATCTCCGAAGTCGCAAAACGAAATGACCGATTGGGGAGCCTCATTGCATCCCTTCCACTCGTTACCATTCTAACACTAATTTGGTTGAAAGTTGAAAATGCATCAGATCAAAAAATTTCAAACCATGCCTATTATACGTTTTGGTTTGTAATTCCTACCTTACCGATGTTTTTGGTATTTCCAAAACTGAATCAACTAATTGGTTTTTATATGGCTCTTTTTGTCAGTATCATTCTTACATTTGTTTTGTTTTACTTATTCCAATTGGTCCTCGGTCGATTAGGGATTCAAATGTTTTCATCATGA
- a CDS encoding TerC family protein: MIELFSDPSLWLALLTLTALEIVLGIDNIIFISILSSRLPKSKQKQARQIGLFLAMGTRILLLFSLSFIMKLTTPLFTILEHTISGRDIILILGGLFLIAKSTTEIHHKLEGETSISDESKKQISFMQVIVQILILDVVFSLDSVITAVGMTDKLGIMIAAVVLSVGFMLLSSGSISDFVDRHPTIKILALSFLILIGVALLGEGLELHIPKGYIYFAMCFSVIVEFLNMKLRTKSEKPIALRGK, encoded by the coding sequence ATGATAGAACTGTTTTCCGATCCTTCCCTTTGGCTTGCCCTTCTCACGTTAACTGCTTTGGAAATCGTTTTGGGGATTGATAACATCATCTTTATCTCGATCCTTTCTTCTCGGTTACCAAAATCCAAACAAAAACAAGCAAGGCAAATTGGACTGTTCTTAGCCATGGGAACACGAATTTTACTTCTTTTTTCCCTTTCCTTTATTATGAAACTCACAACGCCACTATTTACAATTTTGGAGCATACGATTAGCGGAAGAGATATCATTTTGATACTCGGTGGTTTATTTCTCATCGCAAAATCAACAACAGAAATCCATCATAAGCTGGAAGGTGAAACTTCGATCAGCGATGAATCTAAAAAACAAATTTCATTTATGCAAGTGATCGTACAAATTTTGATTTTAGACGTCGTTTTTTCTTTGGATTCCGTCATCACGGCCGTGGGTATGACAGATAAATTAGGGATTATGATCGCAGCTGTCGTTTTATCAGTTGGATTTATGTTATTATCAAGTGGTAGTATTTCGGACTTTGTAGACCGCCATCCGACAATCAAAATCCTTGCACTTAGTTTTTTGATTTTGATTGGTGTTGCCTTACTTGGGGAAGGATTAGAACTGCATATCCCAAAAGGGTATATCTACTTTGCGATGTGTTTTTCAGTGATCGTTGAATTTTTAAACATGAAGTTACGAACCAAATCCGAAAAACCTATTGCTTTAAGAGGAAAATAA
- a CDS encoding SH3 domain-containing protein, with the protein MKVIDRVGIIKKFGIFLFSLSLLNGTNFSKNIDPTECPKQYNCLTTFISPGSIIPGLELDLSLIKVDPPTPLDKVTLPLDKNGKFIEVKVDKNVFYYKAFWKGKEILISQFDLDINKRLRTLSNKIVQLISEPSPKASILTIIPKNILLEVIENTNPLTANVGYVKVNYNDTVGWVNRTSLSDDEYDIRYYKKNLQELVFPYAFNVKDDNLATEFKIIGKGFIVTDCKVGEFDCSATYRMGESSFGMPEEAVYFDLSVSDGKQYICEMRRVDFVGELQRVIDEHITENELDPFINCNLKEGEMEENTSDESMETE; encoded by the coding sequence ATGAAAGTTATCGATCGAGTTGGAATCATTAAAAAATTTGGAATTTTTTTATTTTCACTCTCTCTATTAAATGGAACAAATTTTTCTAAGAATATTGATCCAACAGAATGTCCGAAACAATACAACTGTTTGACGACATTTATTTCACCTGGTTCGATAATACCTGGACTTGAATTAGATTTATCTCTTATCAAAGTAGATCCCCCTACACCTTTAGACAAAGTTACGTTACCTTTAGATAAAAACGGAAAATTCATCGAAGTCAAAGTTGATAAAAATGTTTTTTATTATAAAGCATTTTGGAAAGGGAAAGAAATTTTAATAAGTCAATTTGATTTAGATATTAATAAAAGATTACGTACACTTAGTAACAAAATAGTTCAGCTAATATCAGAACCTAGTCCCAAAGCTTCCATTTTGACAATCATTCCAAAAAATATTCTTTTAGAAGTCATCGAAAATACAAATCCATTAACCGCCAATGTCGGATATGTGAAAGTCAATTATAATGATACAGTAGGTTGGGTGAATCGTACTTCGTTAAGCGATGATGAATATGATATTCGATATTATAAAAAAAATCTCCAAGAACTGGTCTTTCCTTATGCGTTCAATGTCAAAGATGACAATTTAGCTACTGAATTTAAAATTATAGGAAAAGGATTTATTGTCACTGATTGTAAAGTTGGTGAATTTGATTGTTCAGCCACTTACAGAATGGGTGAGTCAAGTTTTGGAATGCCAGAAGAAGCAGTATACTTTGATTTAAGTGTAAGTGATGGAAAACAATATATTTGTGAAATGCGAAGAGTCGACTTTGTTGGAGAATTACAAAGAGTGATCGATGAGCATATTACAGAAAATGAATTGGATCCATTTATCAACTGCAATCTCAAGGAAGGAGAAATGGAAGAAAACACATCTGATGAATCAATGGAAACGGAATGA
- the tsaA gene encoding tRNA (N6-threonylcarbamoyladenosine(37)-N6)-methyltransferase TrmO, with protein sequence MKIELKPVAFVRNVRTKPIDDEWSSVVSHIILAPDIPHSALQGIKEFSHLEIIYYFDQVIKQEIVYENHPRGNTNYPKVGIFAQRKKDRPNQLGICTVELIQLDGNQLTVKYLDAIDGTPVLDIKPVLREFEPQSSIRQPEWATDLMKHYW encoded by the coding sequence ATGAAAATTGAATTAAAACCTGTTGCATTTGTGCGAAATGTAAGAACGAAGCCAATCGATGATGAATGGTCTAGCGTTGTCAGCCACATCATACTGGCTCCTGATATTCCACATTCAGCATTACAGGGAATTAAGGAATTTTCGCATTTGGAAATTATCTATTATTTTGATCAGGTAATAAAACAAGAAATTGTTTATGAAAACCATCCTCGTGGGAATACAAACTATCCAAAAGTTGGTATTTTTGCTCAAAGAAAAAAGGATCGTCCAAATCAACTGGGAATTTGCACAGTTGAGTTAATTCAACTAGATGGCAATCAATTAACAGTAAAGTATCTTGATGCTATCGATGGAACACCTGTTTTAGACATAAAGCCTGTTCTGCGAGAATTTGAACCGCAGTCTTCCATTCGGCAACCAGAATGGGCAACGGATCTCATGAAACATTATTGGTAA
- a CDS encoding TetR/AcrR family transcriptional regulator, whose protein sequence is MPATRNIWIVKGYEMVAIDGFDHLKIERLAKAVGKPKSSFYFLFIDLENFTKQMIEFHLNQCIQMAKKEANANSIDPELINIIIEHKIDLLFHKQIRIHRNNPSYLELIETTDSIVTIPFLNVWKKDLGIELTEIQMKGMFSLALENFYIQIHSDNLNESWLKNYFANLKTTILNLTSL, encoded by the coding sequence ATGCCAGCAACAAGAAACATTTGGATCGTTAAAGGTTACGAAATGGTAGCCATCGATGGATTTGATCATTTGAAAATTGAAAGGTTAGCCAAAGCTGTTGGAAAACCGAAATCTTCTTTTTATTTTTTGTTCATTGATTTGGAAAATTTCACAAAACAAATGATTGAATTCCATTTGAACCAATGCATTCAGATGGCAAAAAAAGAAGCCAATGCCAATTCCATTGATCCTGAACTCATAAATATCATTATTGAACATAAAATTGACTTGTTATTTCACAAACAAATTAGGATTCATCGGAACAATCCTTCTTATCTTGAATTGATTGAAACTACCGATTCGATCGTAACAATTCCATTCTTAAATGTTTGGAAAAAAGATTTGGGAATAGAACTAACTGAAATTCAAATGAAAGGAATGTTCTCTTTAGCATTGGAAAACTTTTATATTCAAATTCATTCTGATAATTTAAACGAGTCTTGGCTCAAAAATTATTTTGCGAATTTAAAAACAACGATTCTAAATTTAACTTCACTATAA
- a CDS encoding RluA family pseudouridine synthase, which translates to MQIFVTVSEDYDQSRLDVFLKDNAGDDLSRSTVQKWIDSGFVTNKTKDQVVHKNGYKVALGEEYVVDVIARPPSRLEPIPMDIPVLYDEDEFMVIHKKAGIACHSGPGDDSPSLVNGLLHQFKNLSGTGGERRPGIVHRLDKPTEGVLIIAKTDRAHAALSKLFQDRLVDKTYYAWVLQAPVEAEGTINMPIGRHPVERVKMCVREDGRMAITHYKTEKIVQTQTGRKFSLMKLGLETGRTHQIRVHMAKVGCPVVGDSLYSRSAKDYTQYGLLLFAKKLDFPHPFVPDKRIVVELEFPERFKIFERKCPSY; encoded by the coding sequence ATGCAAATATTTGTAACCGTTTCCGAAGATTATGACCAAAGTCGCTTAGACGTTTTCCTAAAAGATAACGCTGGCGACGATCTTAGTCGTTCCACCGTTCAAAAATGGATCGATTCTGGCTTTGTGACAAACAAAACAAAGGACCAAGTTGTCCATAAAAACGGCTATAAGGTGGCCTTAGGAGAAGAGTATGTGGTGGATGTCATCGCAAGACCCCCTTCTCGATTGGAACCAATCCCCATGGATATCCCTGTTTTGTATGATGAAGATGAATTTATGGTGATCCATAAAAAAGCAGGGATTGCGTGCCACAGTGGTCCTGGAGACGATTCCCCTTCCCTTGTGAATGGACTCCTCCACCAATTTAAGAACCTATCGGGGACAGGTGGAGAACGCCGTCCAGGAATTGTCCATCGTTTGGACAAACCCACAGAAGGGGTTCTCATCATTGCCAAAACTGATCGTGCTCATGCCGCATTATCAAAACTCTTCCAAGATAGGCTTGTTGACAAAACCTATTATGCTTGGGTCTTACAAGCACCTGTGGAAGCAGAAGGGACCATCAATATGCCAATAGGTCGTCATCCCGTAGAACGAGTGAAGATGTGTGTCAGAGAAGATGGACGTATGGCCATCACCCATTACAAAACAGAAAAAATTGTCCAAACCCAAACGGGTCGTAAGTTTAGTTTGATGAAGTTGGGATTAGAAACGGGTCGTACCCACCAAATTCGTGTTCATATGGCAAAAGTAGGATGCCCTGTGGTTGGGGACAGTTTGTACTCAAGATCCGCAAAAGATTACACTCAGTATGGACTTTTACTCTTTGCTAAAAAATTAGATTTCCCTCATCCCTTTGTTCCTGACAAACGGATTGTTGTGGAACTTGAGTTCCCAGAACGATTTAAGATATTTGAACGAAAATGCCCTAGTTATTAA
- a CDS encoding SRPBCC domain-containing protein has protein sequence MCKTIKQKVKFKDSPRIIYQWMTDSKKVTALTGETAVISQKIGGPFTTMSGKVSGIIVDLEPAKRIVQAWRRNDFPEGIFSMASFTFNETSDGGTELILTHRGVPKELITDVEGSWRKNFWNKIQKKAFTLK, from the coding sequence ATGTGTAAAACGATTAAACAAAAAGTTAAGTTTAAAGATTCTCCTAGAATCATATACCAATGGATGACTGATTCAAAGAAAGTAACTGCACTAACTGGTGAGACTGCTGTGATCAGCCAGAAGATTGGTGGCCCATTTACGACTATGTCAGGAAAAGTATCTGGCATCATCGTTGACCTGGAACCAGCGAAGAGAATTGTGCAAGCTTGGCGAAGAAATGATTTTCCTGAAGGAATTTTTTCTATGGCATCATTTACGTTCAATGAAACTAGCGATGGTGGGACAGAATTGATTCTGACACACCGAGGAGTTCCAAAAGAGCTAATCACGGATGTTGAAGGAAGTTGGAGGAAAAACTTTTGGAACAAGATTCAGAAGAAAGCTTTTACCTTGAAATAA
- a CDS encoding DUF3703 domain-containing protein, producing the protein MKLNLKMPNDLKFAYQNELKKYKEALAHNNDSLAWHHLERAHIIGQYHPVSHTGVHFRMFVFGIRKFDINEILGQFVRMSFGWIGSLFNRIPVGNTGSATVPIFAPMPIPEDLKSLLWNADTEAKGLSGFKH; encoded by the coding sequence ATGAAACTAAATTTAAAAATGCCAAATGATTTGAAGTTTGCTTATCAAAACGAACTAAAAAAATACAAAGAAGCTTTAGCACATAATAACGATTCGTTGGCATGGCATCATTTGGAGCGAGCCCATATCATTGGACAATACCATCCAGTTTCACATACGGGTGTTCATTTCCGGATGTTCGTTTTTGGAATCAGAAAGTTCGATATAAATGAAATTTTAGGACAATTTGTGCGAATGAGTTTTGGTTGGATTGGGAGTCTATTCAATAGGATCCCAGTGGGAAATACTGGCAGTGCAACTGTACCTATTTTTGCTCCCATGCCGATTCCAGAAGATCTAAAATCTCTATTATGGAATGCGGACACAGAAGCAAAAGGATTATCTGGCTTTAAACATTAA
- a CDS encoding class I SAM-dependent methyltransferase, whose protein sequence is MEPNVFNQIANQYDTAERIQLARRILEKLNPTLSLGTKKTLLDFGCGTGLLGIPLTEHYQEVIFVDDSPVMLEVLQSKIKANGIQNANTMATGDLTGSKFLPVDEILLSLVLLHIPDTEKILRFLYDLLKPGGKLFVVDFDKNQKVSHPKVHNGFNQKDLQELFIKIGFRKVSSSTILEEKKVFMNEDASLFLLVAEK, encoded by the coding sequence ATGGAACCAAATGTTTTCAATCAAATTGCAAATCAATATGATACGGCAGAGAGAATCCAACTTGCTCGACGCATTTTAGAAAAATTAAATCCAACTTTGTCACTTGGCACAAAAAAAACCCTTCTTGATTTTGGATGTGGGACAGGCCTTCTCGGGATCCCACTTACCGAACATTACCAAGAAGTAATTTTTGTCGATGACTCCCCTGTAATGTTAGAAGTGTTACAGTCCAAGATCAAAGCGAATGGGATTCAAAATGCAAATACGATGGCCACAGGTGATTTGACCGGTTCAAAGTTTTTGCCAGTGGATGAAATTCTTTTGTCACTTGTATTATTGCATATACCCGATACAGAAAAAATACTAAGGTTTCTGTATGATTTACTCAAACCAGGTGGAAAACTTTTTGTTGTGGACTTTGACAAAAATCAAAAAGTATCCCATCCAAAAGTTCACAATGGCTTTAATCAGAAAGACTTACAGGAATTATTCATAAAAATTGGATTCCGAAAGGTATCGTCTTCTACCATTTTGGAAGAGAAAAAAGTATTTATGAATGAGGACGCATCGTTATTTCTTTTAGTAGCTGAAAAATAA